A DNA window from Lutra lutra chromosome 8, mLutLut1.2, whole genome shotgun sequence contains the following coding sequences:
- the KIF5A gene encoding kinesin heavy chain, protein MAETNNECSIKVLCRFRPLNQAEILRGDKFIPIFQGDDSVVIGGKPYVFDRVFPPNTTQEQVYHACAMQIVKDVLAGYNGTIFAYGQTSSGKTHTMEGKLHDPQLMGIIPRIARDIFNHIYSMDENLEFHIKVSYFEIYLDKIRDLLDVTKTNLSVHEDKNRVPFVKGCTERFVSSPEEILDVIDEGKSNRHVAVTNMNEHSSRSHSIFLINIKQENMETEQKLSGKLYLVDLAGSEKVSKTGAEGAVLDEAKNINKSLSALGNVISALAEGTKSYVPYRDSKMTRILQDSLGGNCRTTMFICCSPSSYNDAETKSTLMFGQRAKTIKNTASVNLELTAEQWKKKYEKEKEKTKAQKETIAKLEAELSRWRNGENVPETERLAGDDAALGTELCEETPVNDNSSIVVRIAPEERQKYEEEIRRLYKQLDDKDDEINQQSQLIEKLKQQMLDQEELLVSTRGDNEKVQRELSHLQSENDAAKEEVKEVLQALEELAVNYDQKSQEVEEKSQQNQLLVDELSQKVATMLALESELQRLQEVSGHQRKRIAEVLNGLMKDLSEFSVIVGNGEIKLPVEISGAIEEEFTVARLYISKIKSEVKSVVKRCRQLENLQVECHRKMEVTGRELSSCQLLISQHEAKIRSLTEYMQSVELKKRHLEESYDSLSDELAKLQAQETVHEVALKDKEPDTQDADDVKKALEVQLESHREAHHRQLARLRDEINEKQKTIDELKDLNQKLQLELEKLQADHEKLKNEEHEKSSKLQELTFLYERHEQSKQDLKGLEETVARELQTLHNLRKLFVQDVTTRVKKSAEMEPEDSGGIHSQKQKISFLENNLEQLTKVHKQLVRDNADLRCELPKLEKRLRATAERVKALEGALKEAKEGAMKDKRRYQQEVDRIKEAVRYKSSGKRGHSAQIAKPVRPGHYPASSPTNPCGTRSPECISYTNSLFQNYQNLYLQAAPSSTSDMYFANSCTSSAAPSSGGPLASYQKANMDNGNATDINDNRSDLPCGYEAEEQAKLFPLHQETAAS, encoded by the exons GGAAAGCTGCATGACCCCCAGCTGATGGGAATCATTCCTCGAATTGCCCGAGACATCTTCAACCACATCTACTCCATGGATGAGAACCTTGAGTTCCACATCAAG GTTTCTTACTTTGAGATTTACCTGGACAAAATTCGTGACCTTCTGGATG TGACCAAGACAAATCTGTCTGTGCATGAGGACAAGAATCGGGTGCCATTTGTCAAG GGTTGTACCGAACGCTTTGTGTCCAGTCCCGAGGAGATTTTAGATGTGATTGATGAGGGGAAATCAAATCGTCATGTGGCTGTCACCA ACATGAACGAGCACAGCTCTCGGAGCCACAGCATCTTCCTCATCAACATCAAGCAGGAGAACATGGAGACCGAGCAgaagctcagtgggaagctgtATCTTGTGGACCTGGCGGGGAGTGAGAAG GTCAGCAAGACCGGAGCAGAGGGGGCTGTGCTGGATGAGGCAAAGAATATCAACAAGTCACTGTCAGCCCTTGGGAACGTGATCTCCGCGCTGGCTGAAGGCACG aaaaGCTACGTCCCGTATCGTGACAGCAAAATGACACGGATTCTCCAGGACTCTCTGGGAGGAAACTGCCGGACGACTATGTTCATCTGCTGCTCACCATCCAGCTACAACGATGCAGAGACCAAGTCCACCCTGATGTTTGGGCAGCG GGCAAAGACCATTAAGAACACTGCCTCGGTGAATCTGGAGCTGACTGCTGAGCAGTGGAAGAAGAAAtatgagaaggagaaggagaagacaaaGGCTCAGAAGGAGACAATTGCCAAGCTAGAGGCTGAGCTCAGCCGGTGGCGCAATG GAGAGAATGTGCCTGAGACGGAGCGCCTAGCTGGGGACGATGCGGCCCTGGGAACTGAGCTCTGTGAGGAGACGCCCGTGAATGACAACTCTTCCATCGTGGTGCGCATCGCCCCCGAGGAGCGGCAGAAATATGAGGAGGAGATCCGCCGCCTCTATAAGCAGCTTGATGACAAG GATGATGAGATCAACCAGCAGAGTCAGCTCATAGAGAAGCTTAAGCAGCAGATGCTGGACCAGGAAGAG CTGCTGGTGTCCACTCGGGGTGACAATGAGAAGGTCCAGCGGGAGCTGAGCCACCTGCAGTCGGAGAATGATGCTGCTAAGGAGGAGGTGAAGGAGGTGCTGCAGGCCCTGGAGGAGCTGGCCGTGAACTACGACCAGAAGTCCCAGGAGGTAGAAGAGAAGAGCCAGCAGAACCAGCTGCTGGTGGATGAGCTGTCTCAGAAAGTG GCCACCATGCTGGCTCTGGAGTCTGAGTTGCAGCGGCTACAAGAGGTCAGTGGACACCAGCGGAAACGAATTGCAGAGGTGCTGAACGGGCTGATGAAGGACCTGAGTGAGTTCAGTGTCATCGTGGGCAACGGGGAGATTAAGCTG CCAGTGGAGATCAGCGGAGCCATCGAGGAGGAGTTCACGGTGGCCCGACTCTACATCAGCAAAATCAAGTCGGAAGTCAAGTCAGTGGTCAAGCGTTGCCGGCAGCTGGAGAACCTGCAGGTCGAATGTCACCGCAAGATGGAGGTGACCGGGCGGGAGCTCTCATCCTGCCAGCTCCTCATCTCCCAG CACGAGGCCAAGATCCGCTCGCTTACAGAATATATGCAGAGTGTGGAGCTAAAGAAGCGGCACCTGGAAGAGTCCTATGACTCCCTGAGCGATGAGCTGGCCAAGCTCCAGGCCCAGG AAACTGTGCATGAAGTGGCCCTAAAGGACAAGGAGCCGGACACCCAGGATGCAGATGACGTGAag AAGGCCCTGGAGGTGCAGCTGGAGAGTCACCGGGAGGCCCATCACCGGCAGCTGGCTCGGCTCCGGGATGAGATCAACGAGAAGCAGAAGACCATTGATGAGCTCAAAGA CCTGAATCAGAAGCTGCAGTTAGAGCTAGAGAAGCTCCAGGCCGACCATGAGAAGCTGAAGAATGAAGAACACGAGAAGAGCAGCAAGCTCCAGGAGCTGAC ATTTCTGTACGAGCGACATGAACAGTCCAAGCAGGACCTCAAGGGTCTGGAGGAGACAGTT GCCCGGGAACTCCAGACCCTCCACAACCTTCGCAAGCTGTTCGTTCAAGACGTCACGACTCGAGTCAAGAAA AGTGCAGAAATGGAGCCCGAGGACAGTGGGGGGATTCACTCCCAAAAGCAGAAGATTTCCTTTCTTGAGAACAACCTGGAACAGCTTACAAAGGTTCACAAACAG CTGGTACGTGACAATGCAGATCTGCGTTGTGAGCTTCCTAAATTGGAAAAACGACTTAGGGCTACGGCTGAGAGAGTTAAGGCCCTGGAGGGTGCACTGAAGGAGGCCAAGGAGGGCGCCATGAAGGACAAGCGCCGGTACCAGCAAGAGGTGGACCGCATCAAGGAGGCCGTCCGGTACAAGAGCTCTGGCAAGCGGGGCCACTCTGCTCAGATCG CCAAACCTGTCCGGCCTGGCCACTATCCAGCATCTTCACCCACCAACCCCTGTGGCACCCGGAGCCCTGAGTGCATCAGTTACACCAACAGCCTCTTCCAGAACTACCAGAATCTGTACCTGCAGGCTGCGCCCAGCTCCACCTCGGACATGTA CTTTGCAAACTCCTGTACCAGCAGTGCGGCCCCATCTTCTGGCGGGCCCCTGGCTTCCTACCAGAAGGCCAACATGGACAATG GAAATGCCACAGATATCAATGACAACAG GAGTGACCTGCCGTGCGGCTATGAGGCTGAGGAGCAGGCCAagcttttccctctccaccaAGAGACGGCAGCCAGCTAA